A genomic window from Pseudonocardia broussonetiae includes:
- a CDS encoding aminotransferase class IV has translation MDELASVDGVIGPAGAMTVPVTDEGLLRGDGVFEVARLYGGRPFAWDEHVERLERSAANLRLEFDLDAAQAEVAALLERAGAVDGTVRLLITRAGRRVVVLAPPPVVAPTITLGTVEYAPSRVLDAVKSLSYAANMHASRLAREAGAGEALLVTPDGLVLEGPTSAFFYVRGGRLHTPPLADHVLDSITRRHVLAVSGATERSLRRDELDALDEAFLASTTREVQPVAAIDARDLPAAPGPLTAAAADAFRRYVADRLAP, from the coding sequence GTGGACGAACTGGCCTCGGTCGACGGCGTGATCGGTCCGGCGGGGGCCATGACGGTCCCGGTCACCGACGAGGGGCTGCTGCGCGGCGACGGGGTGTTCGAGGTCGCCCGGCTGTACGGCGGGCGGCCCTTCGCGTGGGACGAGCACGTCGAGCGGCTGGAGCGGTCGGCGGCGAACCTGCGCCTGGAGTTCGACCTCGACGCCGCCCAGGCCGAGGTGGCGGCGCTGCTGGAGCGCGCCGGCGCCGTCGACGGGACGGTCCGCCTGCTGATCACCCGGGCCGGGCGTCGCGTCGTGGTGCTCGCCCCGCCGCCCGTGGTCGCGCCGACGATCACGCTCGGCACCGTCGAGTACGCGCCGTCGCGGGTGCTCGACGCCGTCAAGTCGCTGTCCTACGCCGCCAACATGCACGCGTCGCGGCTGGCGCGGGAGGCGGGCGCGGGCGAGGCGCTGCTCGTGACGCCCGACGGGCTCGTCCTGGAGGGGCCGACGTCGGCGTTCTTCTACGTCCGGGGCGGCCGCCTGCACACTCCGCCGCTCGCCGACCACGTCCTCGACTCGATCACCCGTCGGCACGTCCTCGCCGTCTCCGGCGCCACCGAGCGCAGCCTGCGCCGCGACGAGCTGGACGCCCTCGACGAGGCCTTCCTCGCCTCCACGACGCGCGAGGTCCAGCCGGTCGCCGCGATCGACGCCCGCGACCTCCCCGCCGCCCCCGGCCCGCTCACCGCCGCCGCGGCCGACGCGTTCCGCCGGTACGTGGCCGACCGCCTGGCTCCCTGA
- a CDS encoding class I SAM-dependent methyltransferase: MDDTTSQHAGHGHGHGHRSFLPALGEHRPPVFYDALGRLIGAPRMYAAVAEVADLDASSAATVVDVGCGTGALLRRVGRDLPGVRLVGVDPDERMLTTARRKAVRSRERAVRDARWERGYAQEVPAADGTCDLVLSSLMFHHLDPTGRAEMLAEVRRVLRPGGALVLADFDGTPGPVPLRRRSPMLAFGPGELQGLLAEAGFAVRAEKRLRLLVGGVVVLRAEVV, translated from the coding sequence GTGGACGACACAACCTCCCAGCACGCCGGTCACGGACACGGTCACGGGCACCGGTCCTTCCTCCCCGCCCTGGGCGAGCACCGCCCGCCCGTCTTCTACGACGCCCTCGGCCGGCTCATCGGCGCGCCGCGGATGTACGCCGCGGTCGCAGAGGTCGCGGACCTCGACGCGTCGTCCGCGGCGACGGTGGTCGACGTCGGCTGCGGCACCGGCGCGCTGCTGCGCCGGGTCGGCCGCGACCTGCCCGGCGTCCGGCTCGTCGGCGTCGACCCCGACGAGCGGATGCTCACGACGGCCCGCCGCAAGGCCGTGCGGAGCCGCGAGCGGGCCGTCCGCGACGCGCGCTGGGAGCGCGGCTACGCGCAGGAGGTCCCGGCCGCGGACGGCACCTGCGACCTCGTGCTCTCCTCGCTGATGTTCCACCACCTCGACCCCACGGGACGGGCCGAGATGCTCGCGGAGGTGCGACGCGTGCTGCGGCCGGGAGGCGCGCTCGTGCTGGCCGACTTCGACGGCACCCCCGGCCCGGTCCCGCTGCGCCGCCGCTCGCCGATGCTGGCGTTCGGGCCGGGCGAGCTGCAGGGCCTCCTCGCGGAGGCGGGGTTCGCGGTGCGGGCCGAGAAGCGGCTGCGGCTGCTGGTCGGCGGGGTCGTGGTGCTGCGGGCCGAGGTGGTCTGA
- a CDS encoding helix-turn-helix transcriptional regulator, protein MRTVRMASGGRRVPVYGFTAGPAGPRVLVHRIGGDHARVPPGEHAHDFFLVTYVGHGSGRVAGPGDLFVVAPGDVVGPTTWGGDPEDLHGVAGWSVMFDADVLGAQPAASPLAWGAHPLLAPFVGGRPSGTTRMAVPPDARPDWERRFALLEAELRERRDGHHAAATAHLTLLLVDVARLAVGVEGGVVADLRLNREPLLGDVFAVIEQRYAEPLSLRDVAAAVGLSPGHLTTRVRDRTGRTVLEWITERRMLEARRLLASTDSPVAAVGRAVGFPDAGYFARVFRREHGTTPGGWRGRA, encoded by the coding sequence GTGCGCACCGTGCGGATGGCCTCGGGCGGGCGGCGCGTGCCCGTCTACGGCTTCACGGCCGGGCCGGCCGGGCCGCGGGTCCTCGTGCACCGCATCGGCGGGGACCACGCGCGGGTGCCGCCGGGCGAGCACGCCCACGACTTCTTCCTCGTCACCTACGTCGGCCACGGGTCCGGCCGGGTCGCCGGGCCGGGCGACCTGTTCGTCGTCGCGCCGGGCGACGTCGTCGGGCCGACGACGTGGGGCGGCGATCCGGAGGACCTGCACGGCGTGGCCGGCTGGTCGGTGATGTTCGACGCCGACGTGCTCGGCGCGCAGCCCGCGGCCTCCCCGCTCGCCTGGGGCGCGCACCCGCTGCTGGCCCCGTTCGTCGGCGGGCGCCCGTCGGGGACGACCCGGATGGCCGTCCCGCCCGACGCCCGCCCGGACTGGGAACGGCGGTTCGCGCTCCTGGAGGCCGAGCTGCGGGAGCGCCGCGACGGCCACCACGCCGCGGCCACGGCCCACCTCACGCTGCTGCTCGTCGACGTCGCCCGGCTCGCGGTCGGCGTCGAGGGCGGCGTGGTCGCCGACCTGCGCCTCAACCGCGAGCCCCTGCTGGGCGACGTCTTCGCGGTGATCGAGCAGCGCTACGCCGAGCCCCTGTCGCTGCGCGACGTCGCCGCCGCCGTCGGGCTCTCCCCCGGGCACCTGACGACGCGCGTGCGCGACCGCACCGGCCGCACGGTTCTGGAGTGGATCACCGAGCGCCGGATGCTGGAGGCGCGCCGGCTGCTCGCGTCGACGGACTCCCCGGTCGCGGCCGTGGGCCGCGCCGTCGGCTTCCCCGACGCCGGCTACTTCGCGCGGGTCTTCCGCCGCGAGCACGGCACGACGCCGGGCGGATGGCGCGGGCGCGCCTGA
- a CDS encoding glycosyltransferase family 9 protein, whose product MTAPRLVALRALNLGDLLVVVPALRALRRAFAGHEIVLATHGWLGPVVALTGAVDRLHAVRGLTPLDEPPGPNVVVNLHGVPAESNPVLDALRPHRRIGHAAPGWSGPEWRPGGHERERWCDLLVAHGVPADPADLLLAPPDGPSPAPGATVVHVGAGYGAKEWPVERFAAVAAELRGAGHDVVVTGSGAERERAVAVAAAAGLACDAVLAGRTDLGELVALVAGARLVVSGDTGAAHLASAYRTPSVVLFGPAPVEEWGPPADGPHRALTAADLRRGDAFAADPDPALLAVTVPDVLAAVDEVLVPAVR is encoded by the coding sequence GTGACCGCACCCCGCCTCGTCGCCCTGCGCGCGCTCAACCTGGGCGACCTGCTCGTCGTCGTACCGGCGCTACGGGCGCTGCGCCGGGCCTTCGCCGGACACGAGATCGTCCTCGCCACGCACGGCTGGCTCGGGCCCGTCGTCGCGCTGACCGGCGCGGTCGACCGCCTGCACGCCGTTCGCGGGCTCACGCCCCTCGACGAGCCGCCGGGGCCGAACGTGGTGGTCAACCTCCACGGGGTGCCGGCCGAGAGCAACCCGGTCCTCGACGCACTGCGGCCGCACCGGCGGATCGGGCACGCCGCGCCGGGCTGGAGCGGCCCGGAGTGGCGGCCCGGAGGGCACGAGCGGGAGCGCTGGTGCGACCTCCTCGTCGCGCACGGCGTCCCGGCCGACCCCGCCGACCTGCTGCTGGCCCCGCCGGACGGCCCGTCGCCCGCACCGGGGGCGACGGTCGTGCACGTCGGCGCGGGCTACGGGGCGAAGGAGTGGCCGGTCGAGCGGTTCGCCGCGGTCGCGGCCGAGCTGCGCGGCGCGGGGCACGACGTCGTCGTCACCGGTTCGGGCGCCGAGCGCGAGCGGGCCGTGGCCGTCGCCGCCGCGGCCGGGTTGGCGTGCGACGCGGTGCTGGCCGGGCGGACCGACCTCGGCGAGCTGGTCGCGCTGGTGGCCGGCGCGCGGCTGGTCGTCAGCGGGGACACCGGGGCCGCGCACCTCGCCTCGGCCTACCGGACGCCGTCGGTCGTGCTGTTCGGGCCGGCGCCGGTGGAGGAGTGGGGTCCGCCCGCGGACGGCCCGCACCGCGCGCTGACGGCGGCGGACCTGCGCCGCGGCGACGCCTTCGCCGCCGACCCGGACCCGGCGCTGCTCGCCGTGACCGTGCCCGACGTGCTCGCCGCGGTGGACGAGGTGCTGGTGCCGGCGGTGCGGTGA
- a CDS encoding SRPBCC family protein, with protein sequence MPVTDVSHDMDTLTLTIVAEFAAPVDRVWQVYADPRQLERVWGPPTYPATFVDHDLSPGGRVTYFMTSPEGEKFAGYWNIVSVDEPTGFTFEDGFAHEDFSPNPAMPVSRNEYRFAPTDGGTRATYTATYASAEGLQQVLDMGVVEGSSSAINQIDELLAR encoded by the coding sequence ATGCCCGTCACCGACGTCTCGCACGACATGGACACCCTGACCCTGACGATCGTCGCCGAGTTCGCGGCACCGGTCGACCGCGTGTGGCAGGTCTACGCCGACCCGCGCCAGCTCGAGCGGGTCTGGGGGCCGCCGACCTACCCGGCCACGTTCGTCGACCACGACCTGAGCCCCGGCGGCCGGGTCACCTACTTCATGACCAGCCCCGAGGGGGAGAAGTTCGCCGGGTACTGGAACATCGTCTCCGTCGACGAGCCGACCGGCTTCACCTTCGAGGACGGGTTCGCCCACGAGGACTTCTCGCCGAACCCCGCCATGCCCGTGTCGCGCAACGAGTACCGCTTCGCGCCGACCGACGGCGGCACGCGCGCCACCTACACCGCCACCTACGCCTCCGCCGAGGGGCTGCAGCAGGTGCTCGACATGGGCGTCGTCGAGGGCTCGTCGTCCGCGATCAACCAGATCGACGAGCTCCTCGCGCGGTAG
- a CDS encoding ArsR/SmtB family transcription factor, giving the protein MTEDDEDRADALFHALADRTRRDIMRRVLAGEHSVSALAARYDMSFAAVQKHVAVLEKAGLLTKRRNGREQLASGDVAAVRSVGSMLTELEQVWRGRIARIDELIATDNALES; this is encoded by the coding sequence ATGACCGAGGACGACGAGGACCGGGCCGACGCCCTGTTCCACGCCCTCGCCGACCGCACGAGGCGCGACATCATGCGCCGCGTGCTGGCCGGGGAGCACTCGGTCTCCGCGCTCGCGGCGCGCTACGACATGAGCTTCGCCGCGGTGCAGAAGCACGTCGCCGTCCTCGAGAAGGCCGGTCTGCTCACCAAGCGGCGCAACGGCCGCGAGCAGCTGGCCAGCGGCGACGTGGCGGCGGTGCGGTCGGTGGGCTCGATGCTCACCGAGCTGGAGCAGGTCTGGCGCGGCCGCATCGCCCGCATCGACGAACTGATCGCCACCGACAACGCCCTGGAGAGCTGA
- a CDS encoding GmrSD restriction endonuclease domain-containing protein: MAKLSAILDQIDGGTMLLPEFQRGYVWNRDQVRGLMRSLYRGYPVGALLVWETDTTDQAVRGAVGARGTRSLLLDGQQRVTTLYGLIRGRPPAFFDGDAEAFSGLRFNVETESFEFYGPVKMKDDPRWIDVTALFVDGPTAVAKDLHAHPDTAARFFEYLDRLQTLRNVVDREFYVDAITGADKTVDVVVDIFNRVNSGGTKLSKGDLALARICSEWADARPMMRNNVERWAADRNVRFTPDWLLRNVNAVATGRGSFSALEDVSAGDFQDALYKTLHNVDHLLDLFSSRLGLDHDRVLFGRAGIPVLTRLLHSRGGRFADQAEADRALCWFVHAAVRGRYAASGETTLNRDLETVDRDGIDGVITNLRRIRKGRLTIDPQDFEGDGRGSRSYPLLYLVSRTGGAQDLLSGRPLGADTGAIEVHEIFPRALLAHAGYSRAEINSVANYAFVTPSTATALHGREPGEYLPGLATRESQWIPDGLWRIQDYPKFLAARRKLLSAAANEFLGELMAGVLPESRVLVPVEVTEDAAPPDPRTAEVAALVEELAGLGYARPLLDEEITDAETGKVLAVAEAFWPDGLQVGQGKPVVLELDPEEADLPRLTELGCEVFTSSDALRGYVQRLGEVASGERTSGAGFAEQTGGDGTLESALFLMIARCQAELQYNPVQLREMVHELGALDTVRRILNSATPSDGFRRLWEEQRLDLAVETVALRFPALFAPGELATARQRLRDAGVVAAQG, translated from the coding sequence ATGGCGAAGTTGAGCGCGATCCTGGACCAGATCGACGGTGGGACGATGCTCCTGCCGGAGTTCCAGCGGGGTTACGTGTGGAACCGCGACCAGGTGCGCGGCCTGATGCGGTCGCTCTACCGGGGCTACCCGGTCGGGGCGCTGCTGGTGTGGGAGACCGACACCACCGACCAGGCCGTCCGCGGCGCGGTCGGAGCGCGGGGGACGCGGTCGCTGCTGCTGGACGGGCAGCAGCGGGTCACGACCCTCTACGGGCTGATCCGCGGGCGTCCGCCGGCGTTCTTCGACGGCGACGCCGAGGCCTTCTCCGGGCTGCGGTTCAACGTCGAGACGGAGTCGTTCGAGTTCTACGGCCCGGTCAAGATGAAGGACGACCCGCGCTGGATCGACGTCACCGCGCTGTTCGTCGACGGGCCGACCGCCGTCGCCAAGGACCTGCACGCCCACCCCGACACGGCGGCGCGCTTCTTCGAGTACCTCGACCGCCTGCAGACCCTGCGCAACGTCGTCGACCGCGAGTTCTACGTCGACGCGATCACCGGTGCGGACAAGACGGTCGACGTGGTCGTCGACATCTTCAACCGGGTCAACTCGGGCGGCACCAAGCTGTCGAAGGGCGACCTCGCGCTGGCGCGGATCTGCTCGGAGTGGGCCGACGCCCGCCCGATGATGCGCAACAACGTCGAGCGCTGGGCCGCCGACCGCAACGTCCGGTTCACCCCGGACTGGCTGCTGCGCAACGTCAACGCCGTCGCCACCGGCCGGGGCTCGTTCTCCGCGCTGGAGGACGTCTCGGCGGGCGACTTCCAGGACGCCCTCTACAAGACGCTGCACAACGTCGACCACCTGCTCGACCTGTTCTCCTCGCGCCTGGGCCTCGACCACGACCGCGTGCTGTTCGGGCGCGCCGGCATCCCCGTCCTGACCCGCCTGCTGCACTCCCGCGGCGGCCGCTTCGCCGACCAGGCCGAGGCCGACCGCGCCCTGTGCTGGTTCGTCCACGCCGCCGTGCGCGGCCGGTACGCCGCGTCCGGGGAGACGACGCTGAACCGCGACCTCGAGACCGTCGACCGCGACGGCATCGACGGCGTGATCACCAACCTGCGCCGGATCCGCAAGGGCCGGTTGACGATCGACCCGCAGGACTTCGAGGGCGACGGGCGCGGCTCGCGCTCCTACCCGCTGCTGTACCTCGTGAGCCGCACCGGCGGCGCGCAGGACCTGCTCAGCGGGCGGCCGCTGGGCGCCGACACCGGCGCGATCGAGGTGCACGAGATCTTCCCGCGCGCGCTGCTGGCGCACGCCGGCTACTCGCGGGCCGAGATCAACTCCGTGGCGAACTACGCCTTCGTGACGCCGTCGACGGCCACGGCGCTGCACGGTCGCGAGCCGGGGGAGTACCTGCCCGGACTGGCGACGCGCGAGTCGCAGTGGATCCCCGACGGCCTGTGGCGGATCCAGGACTACCCGAAGTTCCTCGCGGCCCGCCGCAAGCTGCTGTCCGCGGCGGCCAACGAGTTCCTGGGCGAGCTGATGGCCGGCGTCCTCCCGGAGTCCCGGGTGCTCGTGCCGGTGGAGGTCACCGAGGACGCCGCACCGCCGGACCCCCGCACCGCGGAGGTGGCGGCGCTGGTCGAGGAGCTCGCCGGCCTCGGTTACGCCCGCCCGCTGCTCGACGAGGAGATCACCGACGCCGAGACCGGCAAGGTGCTCGCCGTCGCCGAGGCGTTCTGGCCCGACGGCCTGCAGGTCGGCCAGGGCAAGCCGGTGGTGCTGGAGCTCGACCCCGAGGAGGCGGACCTCCCGCGGCTCACCGAGCTCGGCTGCGAGGTCTTCACCAGCAGCGACGCGCTGCGCGGGTACGTCCAGCGCCTGGGTGAGGTGGCGTCGGGGGAGCGCACCTCCGGCGCCGGCTTCGCCGAGCAGACCGGCGGCGACGGCACGCTGGAGAGCGCCCTGTTCCTGATGATCGCGCGGTGCCAGGCGGAGCTGCAGTACAACCCGGTCCAGCTGCGCGAGATGGTGCACGAGCTCGGTGCGCTCGACACCGTCCGCCGGATCCTCAACTCGGCCACGCCGAGCGACGGGTTCCGGCGCCTGTGGGAGGAGCAGCGGCTCGACCTCGCGGTGGAGACGGTCGCGCTGCGGTTTCCCGCCCTGTTCGCGCCGGGGGAGCTGGCGACGGCGCGGCAGCGGCTGCGAGATGCAGGGGTTGTGGCAGCACAGGGTTGA